In one window of Bizionia sp. M204 DNA:
- a CDS encoding monovalent cation:proton antiporter family protein, with the protein MHLPLLQDILILLVFSVAIVFGLQKLKLPSIIGFLLTGVVIGPYGLSLIEAVEQVETLSEIGVILLLFVIGMELSIKQLVSIKKTVFIGGFFQVGITVAVSALIYYLLGFSWNEAVFVGFLFSLSSTAIVLKTLQDRHEISAPHARNALAILIFQDIIVVPMMLVTPMIAGESSNIGVSILSLLLKSGIVVVITYVSARYIVPRLMHAVAKTNSKELFLLVTITICFAVAFLTSEAGLSLALGAFLAGLIVSESEYSHQATSIILPFRELFTSFFFVSVGMLLDLNFFLNNIPIILLLLVTVLILKSAITAGAVAILKYPAKTVILTGLSLFQVGEFAFILSKVGIEYGLLTTETNQYFLSVSILSMILTPFVIIFSGTIADKLIGVSKKLGLNGTTDPEIDYEELDNQDLENHLVIIGYGVNGSNLAKAAAANNIPYVVIEIDAEKVKREKQKGVPIIFADATEDHILETVRLSYARVAVIAISNHVATQNIIKSIRSHSDSLYLVVRTRYVKQTSELFALGADEVIPEEFETSVQIFTHVLQNFLVPEDDIEHLVENIRADNYQLFKGELKRPKTYRPNKELADFNITCLRMSSDSNKFIGKPLSELNLRAEYGINVLGIKRKNNMLESIQPDEIMIQGDVLYIQGNQSKIEQFHKMIK; encoded by the coding sequence ATGCATTTACCATTATTACAGGACATTTTAATTCTTTTAGTTTTTTCGGTAGCCATTGTTTTTGGTCTACAAAAACTCAAACTTCCTTCTATAATTGGTTTTCTGTTAACAGGAGTCGTTATTGGACCCTATGGATTAAGTCTTATTGAGGCCGTTGAACAAGTAGAAACACTTTCTGAAATTGGCGTTATTTTATTACTGTTTGTTATAGGAATGGAACTTTCCATCAAGCAATTAGTCTCCATCAAAAAAACGGTTTTTATAGGCGGATTTTTCCAAGTAGGAATTACCGTAGCCGTATCAGCCCTTATTTATTACCTATTAGGATTTTCTTGGAATGAAGCTGTATTTGTCGGTTTCCTGTTCTCTCTATCCAGTACAGCCATTGTTTTAAAAACCTTGCAAGATAGGCATGAAATATCAGCACCTCATGCCAGAAATGCCTTGGCCATTTTAATTTTTCAGGATATTATTGTCGTGCCTATGATGCTTGTTACACCAATGATAGCAGGAGAATCCTCCAACATAGGTGTAAGTATTTTATCGCTCTTGTTAAAATCGGGTATTGTAGTGGTTATTACCTATGTCAGCGCGCGCTATATTGTTCCTAGGTTAATGCATGCTGTGGCAAAAACCAATAGTAAGGAACTGTTTTTGTTAGTGACCATTACCATTTGCTTTGCGGTGGCATTCCTAACATCGGAAGCCGGATTATCATTAGCACTAGGAGCCTTTTTAGCAGGTCTTATTGTTTCAGAGTCTGAATATAGCCATCAGGCTACCAGTATTATTTTACCGTTTCGTGAGCTTTTTACAAGTTTCTTTTTCGTGTCCGTGGGGATGCTATTGGATTTAAACTTTTTCTTAAATAATATACCTATTATTCTCCTGTTATTAGTGACGGTTTTGATTCTTAAATCAGCCATTACAGCAGGCGCCGTGGCCATTCTGAAATACCCTGCTAAAACGGTAATATTAACAGGTTTATCGCTTTTTCAAGTGGGTGAATTTGCTTTTATACTTTCCAAAGTAGGCATTGAATACGGGTTGTTAACAACGGAAACGAATCAATATTTTCTATCCGTTTCTATCCTCTCCATGATTTTAACGCCGTTTGTTATTATTTTTTCGGGCACAATTGCGGACAAGCTTATAGGTGTCAGCAAAAAATTAGGATTGAATGGCACGACAGATCCGGAAATTGATTACGAAGAATTGGACAATCAGGATTTAGAAAACCATTTGGTTATTATTGGTTATGGTGTTAATGGTAGCAACTTGGCAAAAGCCGCAGCAGCTAACAATATTCCGTATGTGGTTATTGAAATAGATGCCGAAAAAGTAAAGCGTGAAAAACAAAAGGGTGTTCCTATTATTTTTGCAGATGCCACGGAAGATCATATTCTGGAAACGGTCAGACTTTCTTATGCTAGAGTAGCCGTAATAGCCATTTCAAATCATGTGGCTACCCAAAACATTATTAAAAGTATTCGGTCCCATTCGGATTCATTGTATCTGGTGGTTAGAACGCGATATGTTAAGCAAACGTCTGAATTATTCGCATTAGGTGCCGATGAGGTTATTCCGGAAGAGTTTGAAACATCCGTGCAAATATTTACCCACGTACTTCAAAATTTCCTGGTACCAGAAGATGATATTGAGCATCTGGTTGAAAATATTAGAGCTGATAACTACCAACTATTTAAAGGCGAATTAAAACGCCCAAAAACCTATAGGCCGAACAAGGAATTAGCCGATTTTAATATTACCTGTTTACGGATGAGTTCTGATAGTAATAAGTTTATCGGGAAACCATTAAGTGAATTGAATTTAAGAGCCGAATATGGTATTAATGTTTTGGGTATCAAACGCAAAAATAATATGCTAGAAAGCATTCAACCAGATGAAATTATGATCCAAGGCGATGTGTTGTACATTCAAGGAAATCAGAGTAAAATTGAGCAGTTTCATAAAATGATTAAATAA
- a CDS encoding 3-ketoacyl-ACP reductase: MTKLKNKKAIITGGGRGLGKATALAFANEGIDIAITGRNEAVLKETVLELEALGVKAIYSVFDVSDYESVKNGIKTIINELGSVDILVNNAGIAAFGTLNDMEVDQWAQIIQTNVMGMYYVTKEVLPYLINQNEGDIINVSSTAGLSGNASTSAYSASKFAVIGMSESLMKEVRKNNIRVCTVTPSTIVSDMSIGLGIANKDSEERVLQPEDFAELLVAGLKLPRRAMLKSAALWSTNP, from the coding sequence ATGACAAAATTAAAAAATAAAAAAGCCATTATTACGGGTGGCGGAAGAGGGCTTGGAAAAGCAACGGCTCTGGCATTTGCCAATGAAGGAATTGATATTGCCATAACAGGTAGAAATGAAGCTGTTTTAAAAGAAACCGTTTTAGAACTAGAGGCATTGGGCGTAAAGGCTATTTATTCCGTATTTGATGTGAGTGATTATGAATCTGTTAAAAATGGGATTAAAACTATTATCAATGAATTAGGTTCGGTGGACATTTTAGTAAATAATGCTGGTATTGCAGCCTTTGGAACCTTGAATGACATGGAAGTTGATCAGTGGGCGCAAATAATTCAAACGAACGTCATGGGAATGTATTACGTAACGAAAGAAGTTTTACCGTATTTAATAAATCAAAATGAAGGTGATATTATTAATGTTTCATCTACAGCTGGATTGAGTGGGAATGCTAGCACTTCTGCCTATTCAGCATCCAAATTTGCCGTTATTGGAATGTCTGAATCCTTAATGAAAGAAGTGCGTAAAAACAACATTCGCGTTTGTACCGTTACGCCAAGCACCATAGTGTCCGATATGTCTATTGGATTAGGAATTGCTAACAAAGATTCTGAAGAACGTGTTTTACAGCCTGAAGATTTTGCAGAATTACTTGTTGCTGGTTTAAAACTACCCAGAAGAGCCATGCTTAAAAGTGCTGCTTTATGGTCCACAAATCCATAA
- a CDS encoding NAD(P)H-dependent glycerol-3-phosphate dehydrogenase, producing MSKPLKYAVFGSGSWATAIVKMLCENLDEVGWYMRSVYTKEHLLKEQHNPSYLSSVEFKVDQLKLSNDINEMAEYADVLIFAIPSAFMYSELEKLTANVSQKTIVSAVKGIIPESGLLVGEHFHDIYKLPFENIAVIAGPCHAEEVALERLSYLTISCADPEKATEIANALASDYIKTKISDDIIGTEYAVMLKNIYAIAAGIAHGLGYGDNFQSVLMSNAIREMKRFIKKMHKMKRNINNSAYLGDLLVTGYSVFSRNRMFGNMIGKGYTVKSAQMEMNMVAEGYYATKSAHLLNEKNKRKTKTPIIDAVYAVLYEGKEPKAVFKKLTEKLD from the coding sequence ATGAGTAAACCTTTAAAATACGCTGTTTTCGGTTCAGGAAGTTGGGCCACAGCTATTGTAAAAATGCTTTGTGAAAATTTAGATGAAGTAGGATGGTATATGCGCAGTGTTTACACCAAGGAGCATTTACTAAAAGAACAACATAACCCAAGTTATTTGAGTTCGGTTGAGTTTAAAGTGGACCAATTAAAATTAAGCAATGATATTAATGAAATGGCTGAATATGCCGATGTTTTAATCTTTGCCATTCCCTCTGCTTTTATGTATAGTGAATTAGAAAAACTAACAGCTAATGTTTCCCAGAAAACCATTGTTTCTGCTGTAAAAGGTATCATTCCTGAATCCGGCTTATTGGTTGGTGAACATTTTCATGATATTTACAAATTACCATTTGAAAACATAGCGGTTATTGCAGGACCGTGTCATGCCGAAGAAGTTGCTTTAGAGCGTTTATCATACCTTACCATTTCCTGTGCTGATCCAGAAAAAGCAACAGAAATTGCCAATGCATTAGCTAGCGATTATATAAAAACAAAAATTAGTGACGATATTATTGGTACGGAATATGCCGTCATGCTGAAAAATATTTATGCCATTGCAGCCGGAATTGCTCATGGTTTGGGTTATGGTGATAATTTCCAGAGTGTGTTAATGAGTAATGCCATTAGGGAAATGAAGCGTTTTATTAAAAAGATGCACAAGATGAAACGGAACATTAATAACTCGGCTTATTTGGGTGATTTACTAGTAACGGGGTATTCGGTATTTTCTAGAAATCGGATGTTTGGGAATATGATTGGGAAAGGTTACACGGTAAAATCAGCGCAAATGGAAATGAATATGGTGGCTGAAGGCTATTACGCCACAAAAAGTGCGCATTTACTCAACGAGAAAAATAAAAGGAAAACAAAAACACCTATTATAGATGCGGTTTATGCCGTTTTATATGAAGGAAAGGAACCAAAAGCGGTGTTCAAAAAATTAACGGAAAAACTAGATTAA
- a CDS encoding nicotinic acid mononucleotide adenyltransferase, translated as MRTIKLLFAFAISATLFTSCYTDPIIVDNYNPGPAPSISLNQLLNRYELWYVDINETIGYNETPFLQIAFTISFRNGNLFANNNLVGFGDQGNGFGIQTGTYDAYNNILDVYHVIDGYQTFDVYQIDSNTIELYNPNNDTSYFLDGYQRSNFDYDYVFYDNIHYFLQEYEAWEKTYTSPTGVPNEFDYENYLQFLAGGNDSEFRSSQDVNVYNPNNIFWDYTGLYNVGNISGNRYLKTLTLDYDYFADEFFELRVLNDAKIELYQPTSGTVYEFTGRGYIQFLKNAEGKQTEQLKKRKFKAEKQDNPREPIREKI; from the coding sequence ATGAGGACTATAAAACTACTTTTCGCATTTGCAATTTCAGCAACGCTTTTTACGTCATGCTATACCGATCCTATTATTGTGGATAATTACAATCCAGGACCAGCGCCTTCCATATCTTTAAATCAGTTATTGAATCGTTATGAGCTATGGTATGTGGATATTAATGAAACTATTGGTTATAACGAAACGCCATTTTTACAAATAGCGTTTACCATATCCTTTAGAAACGGCAATTTATTTGCTAATAATAACTTGGTAGGATTTGGCGATCAAGGAAACGGATTTGGTATTCAAACAGGAACCTATGATGCCTATAATAATATTTTGGATGTCTACCACGTTATTGATGGATACCAAACCTTTGATGTGTACCAAATAGATAGTAATACTATTGAATTGTACAACCCGAATAATGATACATCCTACTTTTTAGATGGTTACCAACGTAGCAATTTTGATTATGACTATGTGTTCTATGATAATATTCATTATTTCTTACAGGAATATGAAGCTTGGGAAAAAACATATACCAGTCCTACAGGAGTACCAAACGAATTTGATTATGAAAACTATTTGCAGTTTTTAGCCGGTGGAAATGACTCGGAGTTTAGAAGCTCGCAAGATGTTAATGTGTACAATCCGAATAATATTTTTTGGGATTACACCGGACTTTATAATGTTGGAAACATATCTGGAAATAGATATTTAAAAACCCTGACATTGGATTATGATTATTTTGCGGATGAATTTTTTGAACTTCGCGTTTTAAATGATGCGAAAATAGAATTGTATCAGCCAACATCCGGAACGGTTTATGAATTTACAGGTCGTGGGTATATTCAGTTTTTGAAAAATGCTGAAGGCAAACAAACGGAACAGCTTAAAAAGCGAAAGTTTAAAGCTGAAAAGCAAGATAATCCACGTGAACCCATTCGTGAGAAAATATAA
- the lysM gene encoding peptidoglycan-binding protein LysM → MGLFSFIKNAGAKVFGIGKTDAEEAAEAKADAAAAKLKRESAAASRMEETVSDLKLEAKNLKIKIDGDTATISGMAYDQATREKIILVVGNSNGIAVVDDQMTVEHKEPEAQFHTVVSGDTLGKIAKKFYGNAMKYPLIFDANKPMLTDPDKIYPGQVLRIPAVDKA, encoded by the coding sequence ATGGGATTATTTTCATTTATTAAAAATGCAGGCGCTAAAGTATTTGGTATCGGAAAAACAGATGCTGAAGAAGCAGCCGAAGCAAAAGCAGATGCAGCGGCAGCCAAACTAAAACGTGAATCGGCAGCAGCAAGCCGAATGGAAGAAACGGTTTCCGATTTAAAACTGGAAGCTAAAAACTTAAAAATAAAAATTGATGGTGATACAGCAACTATTAGCGGTATGGCTTATGATCAAGCTACACGCGAAAAAATTATATTAGTGGTAGGAAACTCTAACGGTATTGCTGTTGTGGACGACCAAATGACGGTTGAACACAAGGAGCCAGAAGCGCAATTTCATACTGTAGTTAGTGGAGATACATTAGGGAAAATAGCCAAGAAATTTTATGGAAATGCCATGAAATACCCATTGATTTTTGACGCTAACAAACCAATGCTTACAGATCCTGATAAAATTTATCCAGGACAAGTATTGCGTATTCCTGCAGTGGATAAAGCTTAA